A genomic stretch from Erigeron canadensis isolate Cc75 chromosome 9, C_canadensis_v1, whole genome shotgun sequence includes:
- the LOC122582782 gene encoding serine/threonine-protein kinase GRIK1-like: protein MEMGCCGCFGFSFAKKHKKELRPRVEGGNHVLQGLLLNEEREEDEEEEDEDNLYCDYMTDNEKGDHEEFINPSKSSQEILIFRTENGLICREFPVMETYKVIKSEDDNGNKMVNEYVRERKIGSGSYGKVVLYRSQVDGKHYAIKAFHKSHLSKLRVAPSETAMTDVFREVLIMKMLDHPNIVNLIEVIDDPNMDHFYMVLEYVEGKWVFEGAGPPGGLGEDVARRYLRDIVSGLMYLHSHNIVHGDIKPDNLLVTATGTVKIGDFSVSQVFEDESDMLRRSPGTPVFTAPECCLGKSYHGKLADTWAVGVTLYCMILGQYPFLGDTLQDTYDKIVNDTLYLPEDMNPLLKDLIEGLLCKDPTQRMTLGKVALHSWVMGDVGPIPQYLCWCKQNKLQKEEYTGSRNDNITNTN from the exons ATGGAGATGGGATGTTGTGGTTGTTTCGGATTTTCGTTTGCAAAGAAGCACAAGAAGGAATTGAGGCCAAGGGTAGAAGGGGGGAATCATGTTTTACAAGGGTTGTTGTTGAATGAAGAGAGAGAAGAGgatgaggaagaagaagatgaagataatTTGTATTGTGACTACATGACGGACAATGAGAAGGGTGATCATGAAGAGTTCATAAACCCTTCCAAAAGCTCTCAAGAGATTCTTATATTTAGGACGGAAAACGGATTGATTTGCAGGGAGTTCCCTGTGATGGAAACTTACAAAGTAATAAAATCAGAG GATGATAATGGGAACAAGATGGTGAATGAGTATGTTCGGGAGCGTAAAATTGGCTCTGGTAGCTACGGAAAAGTG GTACTGTATCGAAGCCAGGTTGATGGGAAGCATTATGCGATTAAG GCCTTCCACAAGTCTCATTTATCCAAGCTACGAGTTGCCCCTTCCGAGACGGCCATGACTGATGTTTTTCGTGAG GTCTTAATCATGAAGATGCTAGATCATCCTAACATAGTGAATCTCATTGAGGTGATTGATGATCCCAACATGGATCACTTTTACATGG TTCTTGAATATGTTGAAGGCAAGTGGGTCTTTGAGGGTGCTGGTCCGCCAGGTGGCCTGGGTGAAGATGTTGCAAGGAGATATCTGCGCGATATAGTCTCTGGATTGATGTATCTCCATTCTCAT AATATTGTTCACGGAGATATTAAACCCGATAATCTTCTGGTTACTGCTACTGGCACGGTGAAGATTGGTGATTTCAGTGTTAGCCAGGTTTTTGAG GATGAAAGTGACATGCTTCGCCGCTCCCCTGGAACTCCTGTTTTTACTGCTCCTGAGTGTTGTCTAG GTAAAAGTTATCATGGCAAACTTGCGGATACCTGGGCAGTAGGAGTTACCTTATACTGCATGATATTGGGGCAGTATCCCTTTCTTGGAGACACACTGCAAGATACATATGATAAG ATTGTTAATGATACCCTATATCTCCCCGAGGATATGAACCCCCTGCTCAAGGACCTTATTGAGGGGCTTCTCTGCAAAG ATCCTACACAACGGATGACTCTTGGAAAGGTTGCTTTGCATTCGTGGGTCATGGGAGATGTCGGACCGATCCCCCAATATCTTTGCTGGTGCAAACAGAACAAGTTACAGAAAGAAGAATATACTGGGAGCAGAAACGACAATATAACCAATACAAACTAA